Proteins from one Amycolatopsis benzoatilytica AK 16/65 genomic window:
- a CDS encoding LVIVD repeat-containing protein: MATAAATLVATGLPAAACDSDKPATQAKHAAGDPGAIKGVQPVGSVPDAQGAISANFLSYGKRDVMVVSGEFGLKVYDLTQDPAKPRAIGEVSLPGLWETEDTEVDAKRKLVFLSRDPRAFKGNTHTGESGIYVVDVKNPDKPEILSYVKVPAGHTTSCVDDCRYLWTGGPAKADDQPADWGGRPIWVTDVRDPRKPKVHPDPIELNRNDGKTDYVHDVQVDKMGVAWVSGRGGVRGYWTSGRHYDPVQHRSRKATAFEPVPYAGGEVSETAAPSKFLHNSFHPVGPRDDGAWRGHDLVYATEENFVDGCAGDGVLTISSLEGSYQGEGWRSTPEKPFRMRSIGTWGVAGQEGSDPKSDDCSAHYFDIRGNVLVQSFYAQGTRFLDVSDPTNPRQIAYFRPADASSWAPYWHDGYAYVADNARGIDILKLTA, encoded by the coding sequence ATGGCAACCGCGGCAGCCACTCTCGTGGCCACCGGCCTGCCGGCTGCGGCTTGCGACAGCGACAAGCCGGCTACGCAGGCGAAACACGCCGCGGGCGATCCGGGCGCGATCAAGGGCGTCCAGCCGGTGGGCAGCGTGCCGGACGCGCAAGGCGCCATTTCGGCGAACTTCCTCAGCTACGGCAAGCGCGACGTGATGGTGGTGTCCGGCGAGTTCGGCCTGAAGGTCTACGACCTCACCCAGGATCCGGCGAAGCCTCGCGCGATCGGCGAGGTCAGCCTGCCCGGACTGTGGGAGACCGAGGACACCGAGGTCGACGCGAAACGCAAACTCGTCTTCCTGTCCCGCGATCCGCGTGCCTTCAAGGGCAACACGCACACCGGCGAGTCCGGCATCTACGTGGTCGACGTGAAGAACCCGGACAAGCCGGAAATCCTCAGCTACGTCAAGGTTCCGGCCGGGCACACCACCAGCTGTGTCGACGACTGCCGCTACCTCTGGACCGGCGGCCCGGCCAAGGCCGACGACCAGCCCGCGGACTGGGGCGGCCGGCCGATCTGGGTCACCGACGTGCGCGACCCGCGCAAGCCGAAGGTGCACCCGGACCCGATCGAACTGAACCGCAACGACGGCAAGACCGACTACGTGCACGACGTCCAGGTGGACAAGATGGGCGTCGCGTGGGTCTCCGGCAGGGGCGGCGTGCGCGGCTACTGGACCTCGGGCCGGCACTACGACCCGGTACAGCACCGCTCCCGCAAGGCGACCGCGTTCGAACCGGTCCCGTACGCCGGCGGCGAGGTCTCGGAAACCGCTGCGCCGTCGAAGTTCCTGCACAACAGCTTCCACCCGGTCGGCCCGCGCGACGACGGCGCCTGGCGCGGCCACGACCTCGTATACGCGACGGAGGAGAACTTCGTCGACGGCTGCGCGGGCGACGGCGTGCTGACCATCTCGTCGCTGGAAGGTTCGTACCAGGGCGAAGGCTGGCGCTCGACGCCGGAGAAGCCGTTCCGGATGCGCAGCATCGGCACCTGGGGCGTCGCCGGGCAGGAGGGCAGCGACCCGAAGTCGGACGACTGCTCCGCGCACTACTTCGACATTCGCGGGAACGTGCTGGTCCAGTCGTTCTACGCGCAGGGCACCCGGTTCCTGGACGTCAGCGACCCGACGAACCCGCGTCAGATCGCGTACTTCCGGCCGGCGGACGCCTCCTCGTGGGCGCCGTACTGGCACGACGGCTACGCGTATGTGGCGGACAACGCGCGCGGGATCGACATCCTGAAGCTCACTGCTTGA
- a CDS encoding peptide ABC transporter substrate-binding protein has protein sequence MRSRPLVSLTLAAVVLAGCSSPEPPRPGVLSVGLGEPGTLLPADATDPSSRLVTAALWTPLADYDPATGKVTPRAAASIDSPDRVVWTVKLRPGAKFHDGTAVTAQSYADTWQAIAGNHWASTPLLTKSLRAKEITAVDANQLRIVLDRPSNQVPAWLSAPGLVPLPASVLKSKDWNGFARRPVGNGPFRLDGDWRPGSGGTLVRVAPDSGRANEIDLRVGDPAKQYDEVKDGTLDVATSVPGERHEAMHADFADRHAMWALPQAGYLVFPATATRFATPAVRHAFALGTDRDALESGPLAHQADPAKSLLPPAAAPGERSGPCRPCTFDAPAAKSLLGQAGFAGEATVSYDSFDGTWPQALAAGLSKSLGISVTAQRKESGGQPIGPSTLELKALSASPADVLRSLAEAAGYTDPGFTDDLDSAESTASPEEAAQLFRVAENEALRDLPAVPVWIGHGHAVWSARVHDAVATPFSGIDLAKLRD, from the coding sequence ATGCGCTCGCGTCCGCTCGTCTCGCTCACGCTCGCCGCCGTCGTGCTTGCCGGCTGCTCGTCGCCCGAACCCCCGCGCCCCGGCGTGCTCTCGGTCGGGCTCGGCGAACCTGGCACGCTGTTGCCCGCGGACGCCACCGATCCGTCCAGCCGGCTCGTCACCGCCGCGCTCTGGACACCGCTCGCCGACTACGATCCCGCGACCGGCAAGGTCACGCCGCGGGCAGCCGCGTCGATCGACAGCCCGGACCGGGTCGTCTGGACGGTGAAACTGCGGCCAGGCGCGAAATTCCACGACGGCACCGCGGTCACCGCGCAGTCCTATGCCGACACCTGGCAGGCCATCGCGGGAAACCACTGGGCGAGCACGCCGTTGCTGACGAAGTCGCTGCGCGCCAAGGAAATCACCGCGGTGGACGCGAACCAGCTGCGCATCGTGCTCGACCGGCCGTCGAACCAGGTGCCGGCCTGGCTGTCCGCGCCCGGGCTGGTGCCGCTGCCCGCGTCGGTACTGAAATCGAAAGACTGGAACGGGTTCGCCCGGCGCCCGGTCGGCAACGGCCCGTTCCGGCTGGACGGCGACTGGCGTCCGGGCTCCGGCGGCACGCTGGTCCGGGTCGCTCCGGATTCCGGCCGGGCCAACGAGATCGACCTTCGGGTGGGCGATCCGGCGAAGCAGTACGACGAGGTCAAGGACGGCACCCTGGACGTGGCGACCTCGGTGCCTGGCGAGCGGCACGAGGCGATGCACGCCGATTTCGCCGATCGGCACGCGATGTGGGCACTGCCCCAGGCCGGCTACCTGGTGTTTCCGGCGACGGCGACCCGGTTCGCGACGCCGGCGGTCCGGCACGCGTTCGCGCTCGGCACCGACCGCGACGCGCTGGAATCCGGACCGCTCGCGCACCAGGCGGACCCGGCGAAGTCGCTGTTGCCGCCGGCCGCCGCGCCCGGCGAACGGTCCGGACCCTGCCGTCCGTGCACGTTCGACGCTCCGGCCGCGAAATCGCTGCTCGGCCAGGCCGGGTTCGCCGGCGAGGCCACCGTGTCCTACGACAGTTTCGACGGCACCTGGCCACAGGCACTCGCCGCCGGACTGTCGAAGAGCCTGGGAATTTCGGTCACGGCACAGCGGAAGGAGAGCGGCGGCCAGCCGATCGGACCGTCCACTCTGGAACTGAAGGCGCTCTCCGCGAGCCCGGCGGACGTGCTCCGCTCCCTCGCCGAAGCCGCCGGGTACACCGATCCCGGGTTCACCGACGACCTCGACTCGGCCGAATCCACCGCATCGCCGGAAGAAGCGGCGCAGCTGTTCCGGGTCGCGGAGAACGAGGCGCTGCGCGACCTTCCCGCCGTGCCGGTGTGGATCGGACACGGCCACGCTGTCTGGTCCGCGCGGGTGCACGACGCGGTGGCGACTCCGTTCAGCGGGATCGACCTGGCCAAGCTGCGCGACTAG